A genomic segment from Streptomyces sp. NBC_00459 encodes:
- a CDS encoding SCO2523 family variant P-loop protein, whose protein sequence is MIVFATSDKGGTGRSVTCANIAYRRALDGDDVAYVDFDFGSPTAAAVFELTEAVRGVEGNGVHSCLQGHAGEPDRLDVWSLSERKEVRASLARAGRLCLVPGDRGGGEFPVDDDVTRRCVDLFLALEAEFDVTIVDLSAGRSYAIDIALRATAAPELSDRVSRWLVFHRWTHQHITATEGLVHGDRGILRTGAERGHDERALAARIRYVRAAVPDLHSPNVESLRPEQVRWLQIRDADLTRKSARAKLGRTVTLGTVPLDPVLQWNEQLITDDDVRRAGVANAGTADAFTDLARALTDDDRWTTL, encoded by the coding sequence GTGATCGTCTTCGCGACCTCGGACAAGGGCGGCACCGGACGGTCCGTCACCTGCGCCAACATCGCCTACCGGCGTGCGCTCGACGGTGACGACGTCGCCTACGTCGACTTCGACTTCGGGTCCCCGACGGCTGCCGCGGTCTTCGAACTGACCGAAGCGGTACGGGGAGTGGAGGGCAACGGAGTGCACTCCTGTCTCCAAGGACACGCCGGGGAGCCTGACCGGCTGGACGTGTGGTCGCTCTCCGAGCGCAAGGAGGTGCGTGCTTCCCTCGCGCGCGCGGGCCGCCTCTGCCTGGTGCCGGGCGACCGAGGCGGCGGCGAATTCCCCGTCGACGACGACGTGACGCGGCGCTGCGTGGATCTGTTCCTCGCGCTGGAGGCGGAGTTCGACGTGACCATCGTGGACCTCAGCGCCGGACGCTCCTACGCCATCGACATCGCCCTGCGGGCCACCGCGGCGCCCGAGCTGAGCGACCGCGTGTCACGGTGGCTCGTCTTCCATCGCTGGACCCACCAGCACATCACGGCCACGGAGGGTCTGGTGCACGGCGACCGCGGAATCCTGCGGACGGGTGCCGAGCGGGGCCACGACGAGAGAGCACTCGCCGCGAGGATCAGATACGTACGGGCCGCCGTGCCCGACCTCCACTCCCCGAACGTCGAGTCGCTGCGGCCCGAACAGGTCAGATGGCTCCAGATCCGTGACGCCGACCTCACCCGCAAGTCCGCGCGGGCGAAGCTGGGCAGGACGGTCACGCTCGGGACCGTGCCGCTCGACCCCGTACTCCAGTGGAACGAGCAACTGATCACCGACGACGACGTGCGCCGGGCCGGGGTCGCCAACGCCGGGACGGCCGACGCGTTCACGGACCTCGCGCGGGCGCTGACCGACGACGACAGGTGGACCACCCTGTGA
- a CDS encoding alpha/beta hydrolase: MRGTTPTRRAAALGSAGALVTATLIAGAVAAPSASADARHGKDRETRGATIAAERAAKAGIDWQDCPADWGLEKPIQCGYVTVPLDYAKPYGKQIKLAVDRIGNTGTKDERQGALVYNPGGPGASGLRFPRRVTTKNPLWTNVSKAYDFVGFDPRGVGHSAPISCVDPQEFVKAPKPDPVPDSEADKRAQRKSAREYAEGCYERSGEMLPYMTTPNTVRDLDVIRAALGEKKLNFLGVSYGTYIAAVYGTLYPGHVRRMIADSVVNPSREKIWYEANLDQDVAFETRWNDWQDWVAKNDAVFHLGTTRAQVQAKWLELRATAKKNPIGGVVGPAELIGFFQGAPYYDSSWIPVATVFSKYFAGDTQALVDAAAPDLTDTAGNAASENGNAVYTAVECTDARWPTSWKKWDRDNTRLHKNYPFLTWANAWMNLPCATWPVKQQTPVNVKSGKGLPPVLIVQSERDAATPYEGGVELHKRFKGSRLITEKDAGSHGVTGLVNPCINERVDTYLLTGKVDAADVTCTPHATPKP, translated from the coding sequence TTGAGAGGCACCACACCGACGAGACGAGCCGCAGCGCTCGGTTCCGCCGGAGCACTCGTCACGGCGACCCTGATAGCCGGCGCCGTCGCGGCGCCCTCGGCCAGCGCGGACGCCCGCCACGGCAAGGACCGTGAGACGCGCGGCGCGACGATTGCCGCCGAACGAGCCGCGAAGGCCGGAATCGACTGGCAGGACTGCCCGGCCGACTGGGGCCTGGAGAAGCCGATCCAGTGCGGCTATGTCACGGTGCCGCTCGACTACGCGAAGCCGTACGGCAAGCAGATCAAGCTCGCCGTCGACCGTATCGGCAACACGGGGACGAAGGACGAGCGCCAGGGCGCGCTCGTCTACAACCCGGGTGGACCGGGTGCCTCCGGACTGCGTTTCCCGCGCCGGGTCACGACCAAGAACCCGCTGTGGACGAACGTGTCGAAGGCGTACGACTTCGTGGGCTTCGACCCGCGCGGAGTCGGCCACTCGGCGCCCATATCCTGCGTCGACCCGCAGGAGTTCGTGAAGGCGCCCAAGCCGGACCCGGTGCCGGACAGCGAGGCGGACAAGCGTGCCCAGCGCAAGTCGGCCCGTGAGTACGCCGAGGGCTGCTACGAGCGCAGCGGCGAGATGCTCCCGTACATGACCACGCCGAACACCGTGCGCGACCTGGACGTCATCCGTGCCGCGCTGGGGGAGAAGAAGCTCAACTTCCTCGGTGTCTCGTACGGGACGTACATCGCGGCGGTCTACGGCACGCTCTACCCGGGGCACGTCCGCCGTATGATCGCGGACAGCGTCGTCAATCCGTCGCGCGAGAAGATCTGGTACGAGGCCAACCTCGATCAGGACGTCGCGTTCGAGACGCGCTGGAACGACTGGCAGGACTGGGTCGCCAAGAACGACGCCGTCTTCCACCTCGGTACCACCCGGGCCCAAGTGCAGGCGAAGTGGCTGGAGTTGCGGGCCACCGCGAAGAAGAACCCGATCGGCGGGGTCGTGGGACCGGCCGAACTGATCGGATTCTTCCAGGGCGCCCCGTACTACGACTCGTCGTGGATTCCGGTCGCCACCGTGTTCAGCAAGTACTTCGCCGGTGACACCCAGGCGCTCGTCGACGCGGCGGCCCCCGACCTCACCGACACCGCGGGCAACGCGGCCTCCGAGAACGGCAACGCCGTCTACACGGCCGTCGAGTGCACCGACGCCAGGTGGCCCACCAGCTGGAAGAAGTGGGACCGCGACAACACCCGGCTGCACAAGAACTACCCGTTCCTGACCTGGGCCAACGCCTGGATGAACCTGCCGTGCGCGACCTGGCCGGTCAAGCAGCAGACCCCGGTGAACGTGAAGTCCGGCAAGGGCCTGCCGCCGGTGCTGATCGTGCAGTCCGAGCGGGACGCGGCCACTCCGTACGAGGGCGGTGTCGAACTGCACAAGCGCTTCAAGGGCTCCCGTCTGATCACCGAGAAGGACGCGGGCTCCCACGGCGTGACCGGGCTCGTCAACCCGTGCATCAACGAGCGGGTGGACACCTACCTGCTCACCGGCAAGGTGGACGCTGCGGACGTGACCTGCACCCCGCACGCCACACCGAAGCCGTAG
- a CDS encoding SCO2522 family protein, with protein MTGVGAEGPGESGWSYREDSAEPPTEQVPYSHLSIELGHLYMEDFAAGPERLRAHFAEVAPWADAARVRAGRKRRVSTCFLVDDYFTRFSSPAQVIPMVTEAAAEAGLRIDYLARESACATADGVEIADLLLARLVAEPPVGSNGRRPPVEESGWLSNGVRSPVTGQAQAMSPGSGWQPPRQLGARRHSVFMDVELWSEEPGGRLWSCPFLAAVWQLLRLGLLRDQGAAVVRAHDWREQTFPDDWAALPPLVRLSPKAAPFAAYRTFSVLASRFLPVEHAVRVILEHTAPDPDALRQLTERAGELTQGMPSGPTERIEYVFTASHLQGGDV; from the coding sequence GTGACCGGCGTCGGCGCGGAGGGCCCGGGGGAGTCCGGCTGGAGCTATCGCGAGGACTCCGCCGAACCGCCCACCGAGCAGGTGCCCTACTCCCACCTGTCCATCGAGCTCGGGCACCTGTACATGGAGGACTTCGCGGCCGGACCGGAGCGGCTGCGCGCCCACTTCGCGGAGGTGGCGCCCTGGGCCGACGCCGCCCGCGTCCGGGCCGGCAGAAAACGCCGGGTCAGCACCTGCTTCCTGGTCGACGACTACTTCACCCGGTTCTCCTCGCCCGCGCAGGTGATCCCCATGGTGACCGAGGCCGCCGCGGAGGCCGGTCTGCGCATCGACTACCTGGCCCGCGAGTCGGCGTGCGCCACCGCCGACGGCGTCGAGATCGCCGACCTGCTGCTCGCCCGCCTGGTCGCGGAACCGCCCGTGGGCAGCAACGGCCGGCGTCCGCCGGTGGAGGAGTCCGGCTGGCTCAGCAACGGTGTACGGTCACCGGTCACCGGTCAGGCCCAGGCGATGTCCCCCGGCTCCGGCTGGCAGCCGCCCCGGCAGCTCGGAGCCCGACGGCACTCCGTCTTCATGGACGTGGAGCTGTGGTCGGAGGAACCCGGCGGGCGCCTGTGGTCGTGCCCGTTCCTCGCCGCCGTATGGCAGTTGCTCCGGCTCGGGCTGCTCCGGGACCAGGGCGCGGCGGTGGTGCGCGCGCACGACTGGCGGGAACAGACGTTCCCCGACGACTGGGCGGCCCTGCCGCCGCTGGTGCGACTCTCCCCGAAGGCGGCGCCGTTCGCCGCGTACCGCACCTTCTCGGTCCTCGCGAGCCGCTTCCTCCCCGTCGAGCACGCCGTACGCGTGATCCTGGAACACACGGCCCCCGACCCCGACGCCCTACGCCAACTCACCGAGCGCGCGGGAGAGTTGACGCAGGGCATGCCGTCCGGCCCGACCGAGCGGATCGAGTACGTGTTCACCGCTTCGCACCTCCAGGGCGGTGACGTATGA
- the ureG gene encoding urease accessory protein UreG: MHLDHSHPQAGAAVSADAHRPDGTRRALRIGLGGPVGSGKTATVAALCRALREELSLAVVTNDIYTREDAEFLLREAVLPPERITAVETGACPHTAIRDDISANLEAVEDLEDEVGPLDIVLVESGGDNLTATFSKGLVDAQIFVIDVAGGDDIPRKGGPGVTTADLLVVNKTDLAPYVGSDLGRMAADAKTARGERPVVFQSLRSEAGVTEVALWVRAQLAAWTA; the protein is encoded by the coding sequence ATGCACCTCGACCACTCCCACCCCCAGGCCGGCGCAGCCGTGAGCGCGGACGCGCACCGTCCCGACGGCACTCGTCGTGCCCTGCGAATCGGCCTCGGCGGGCCCGTCGGGTCCGGCAAGACCGCCACGGTCGCCGCCCTCTGCCGTGCCCTGCGCGAAGAGCTGTCCCTCGCGGTCGTCACGAACGACATCTACACCCGCGAGGACGCCGAGTTCCTGCTGCGGGAGGCCGTGCTGCCCCCCGAACGCATCACCGCCGTCGAGACGGGCGCCTGCCCGCACACCGCGATCCGCGACGACATCTCCGCCAACCTCGAAGCCGTCGAGGACCTGGAGGACGAGGTCGGGCCGCTCGACATCGTGCTCGTCGAGTCCGGCGGCGACAACCTCACCGCCACTTTCTCCAAGGGCCTCGTCGACGCGCAGATCTTCGTCATCGACGTCGCAGGCGGGGACGACATTCCGCGCAAGGGCGGACCCGGCGTCACCACCGCCGACCTGCTCGTCGTCAACAAGACCGACCTCGCACCGTACGTCGGTTCCGACCTCGGCCGGATGGCCGCCGACGCGAAGACGGCACGCGGGGAGAGGCCTGTCGTCTTCCAGTCGCTGCGCAGCGAGGCAGGCGTCACAGAGGTCGCCCTCTGGGTGCGGGCGCAGCTCGCGGCGTGGACGGCATGA
- a CDS encoding urease accessory protein UreD, with translation MTTGVRATARIVARADGRGGTALPVLDGDGPLALRRIRAHGDEARVMLVGAMSGPLGGDHFTVEAEVAQGARLHLASAAATIALPGQAKGEARYDVRIRVADGGELRWLPEQLICAQGSELYVGTRVDLAPGARLVFREEQVLGRFGEESGRLGSRLTVRVGGRVVLDQELACGPGASGGWDGPAVLAGHRAVGQLVVVRPEFVDAPVEARLLGEGAALVPLAGPAALVTAVAPDALLLRRVLDEALALLEPARHS, from the coding sequence ATGACCACCGGCGTACGGGCCACCGCGCGGATCGTCGCCCGGGCGGACGGCCGGGGCGGTACCGCCCTGCCGGTGCTCGACGGCGACGGCCCGCTGGCACTGCGTCGTATCCGCGCGCACGGCGACGAGGCCCGCGTCATGCTGGTCGGCGCCATGAGCGGCCCCCTCGGCGGCGACCACTTCACCGTCGAGGCGGAGGTGGCTCAGGGCGCCCGACTGCACCTGGCGTCCGCCGCGGCCACCATCGCGCTGCCGGGCCAGGCAAAGGGCGAGGCCCGTTACGACGTACGGATCCGTGTCGCCGACGGCGGTGAACTCCGTTGGCTGCCCGAGCAGTTGATCTGCGCCCAGGGGAGTGAGCTGTACGTCGGCACGCGCGTCGATCTCGCGCCGGGTGCCCGGCTCGTGTTCCGCGAGGAGCAGGTGCTCGGGCGTTTCGGCGAGGAATCCGGACGGCTCGGCAGTCGGCTCACGGTAAGGGTCGGCGGGCGTGTCGTCCTCGACCAGGAGCTGGCCTGCGGTCCCGGAGCGTCGGGCGGCTGGGACGGGCCCGCCGTGCTGGCAGGGCATCGTGCCGTCGGCCAACTCGTGGTCGTGCGGCCGGAGTTCGTGGACGCGCCGGTCGAGGCTCGACTGCTGGGGGAGGGTGCCGCGCTCGTTCCGCTCGCCGGGCCCGCGGCGCTGGTGACCGCGGTCGCTCCGGACGCGCTGCTGCTGCGCCGGGTACTGGACGAGGCGCTCGCGCTCCTGGAGCCCGCCCGCCACAGCTGA
- a CDS encoding lysophospholipid acyltransferase family protein translates to MFYYVLKYVLLGPLLRLVFRPRIEGLEHVPSSGAAIVAGNHLSFSDHFLMPAILKRRITFLAKAEYFTGPGVKGRLTAYFFRSAGQIPVDRSGKEAGQAAIREGLGVLSKDELLGIYPEGTRSHDGRLYKGKVGVAVMALRAQVPVIPCAMIGTFEAQPPGKVIPNIHPVGIRFGKPLDFSRYHGMEDEKAVLRAITDEIMYAILNLSGQEYVDQYAAVAKKEEADRKAAEKKAEKEQRERKFPRMPLS, encoded by the coding sequence TTGTTCTATTACGTACTCAAATACGTGCTGCTCGGGCCGCTGCTGAGACTTGTCTTCCGGCCCCGGATCGAAGGTCTCGAACACGTACCGTCCTCAGGCGCTGCCATCGTCGCCGGCAATCACCTCTCGTTCTCGGACCACTTCCTGATGCCCGCGATCCTCAAGCGGCGCATCACCTTCCTCGCGAAGGCCGAGTACTTCACGGGCCCCGGCGTCAAGGGGCGGCTGACCGCGTACTTCTTCCGCAGCGCCGGGCAGATTCCGGTGGACCGGTCCGGCAAGGAGGCGGGGCAGGCCGCGATCCGCGAAGGGCTCGGGGTGCTGAGCAAGGACGAGCTGCTCGGTATCTATCCGGAGGGCACCCGGTCGCACGACGGGCGACTGTACAAGGGCAAGGTCGGGGTCGCCGTCATGGCGCTCAGGGCCCAGGTGCCCGTCATCCCCTGCGCGATGATCGGCACCTTCGAGGCGCAGCCGCCGGGCAAGGTCATCCCGAACATCCATCCCGTGGGGATCCGCTTCGGCAAGCCCCTCGACTTCTCCCGCTACCACGGGATGGAGGACGAGAAGGCGGTGCTGCGGGCCATCACCGACGAGATCATGTACGCCATCCTCAACCTCTCCGGGCAGGAGTACGTCGACCAGTACGCGGCCGTCGCCAAGAAGGAGGAGGCCGATCGGAAGGCCGCCGAGAAGAAGGCGGAGAAAGAGCAGCGGGAGCGCAAGTTCCCGCGTATGCCGCTCAGTTGA
- a CDS encoding NAD-dependent epimerase/dehydratase family protein, with translation MRRAVVIGATGQIGRVAVGALARDGWEVTAVSRGGGRDGNWPDEVRVAVADRTDDVALAAAVGDGCDVLVDMVAYGPEHARQLAGLAGRVGSAVVISSVSVYEDDKGRSFDTQAEPGGFPEYPVPIPEEQRTVRPGENSYGTRKAGLERELLAVGDQLPATLLRAGAIHGPYCRTPRELYFVKRNLDGRRRRVLAHGGTSRLHPASVHNIAELIRLAAARPGSRVLNAVDPEAPTVAEIAGAIDAVMGVEAENVLVDGPPPAPTVGDTPWSTPVPVVCDMSAAERELGYRPVVTYAERLPETVAWIEARLAGRDWREAYPKMYETYGDLFDYAAEDAWLV, from the coding sequence ATGAGACGAGCTGTGGTGATCGGGGCGACCGGGCAGATCGGACGGGTGGCCGTGGGGGCGCTCGCCCGGGACGGGTGGGAGGTGACCGCCGTCTCGCGGGGCGGCGGCCGGGACGGGAACTGGCCGGACGAGGTGCGGGTCGCGGTCGCGGACCGAACCGACGACGTGGCGCTCGCGGCTGCCGTGGGCGACGGATGCGACGTCCTCGTGGACATGGTGGCCTACGGGCCCGAGCACGCACGACAGCTGGCCGGTCTCGCCGGGCGGGTCGGGTCGGCGGTGGTGATCTCCAGCGTGTCCGTGTACGAGGACGACAAGGGCCGGAGCTTCGACACCCAGGCGGAGCCCGGCGGCTTTCCCGAGTACCCGGTGCCGATCCCCGAGGAGCAGCGCACGGTCCGGCCGGGCGAGAACTCGTACGGCACCCGGAAGGCGGGCCTCGAACGCGAGCTCCTCGCCGTCGGCGACCAGTTGCCGGCCACTCTGCTGCGGGCGGGCGCGATCCACGGACCGTACTGCCGTACCCCGCGCGAGCTGTACTTCGTCAAGCGCAACCTGGACGGACGGCGTCGGCGGGTCCTCGCCCACGGTGGCACGAGCCGTTTGCATCCGGCGAGTGTCCACAACATCGCCGAGCTGATCCGGCTGGCCGCCGCACGTCCTGGTTCCCGGGTTCTGAACGCCGTCGATCCCGAGGCGCCCACGGTGGCGGAGATCGCCGGGGCGATCGACGCCGTGATGGGGGTCGAGGCGGAGAACGTCCTGGTGGACGGTCCGCCCCCGGCGCCCACCGTGGGCGACACCCCGTGGTCGACCCCGGTGCCCGTGGTGTGCGACATGTCCGCCGCCGAACGGGAGTTGGGCTACCGGCCAGTCGTCACCTACGCGGAGCGCCTGCCGGAGACCGTCGCCTGGATCGAGGCCCGGCTGGCCGGGCGGGACTGGCGGGAGGCGTATCCCAAGATGTACGAGACGTACGGCGACCTCTTCGACTACGCGGCGGAGGACGCCTGGCTCGTGTGA
- a CDS encoding SCO2524 family protein, protein MMIQPRRALLAVWDAILNCSTTAPGDWTNPGRDGANSISDAEQLVCLLYPALKVPDLGFSVPDDTGSDVLRALSPLGDWAGIPRTVTAVIEGYLDTYSDSEGRPVFPPGSYLRPLRPDTEPADEQSRLETVEAYSMSVTLSLSALAFVKSFAKHVQGAELTEALRRTERALNIRLTHAMRGLLNSFTVDVFPQDSPKGAALLRAVDQRSQPRRTLLDGLRNELQPIRAGLLGLALPEAVAARLGDESLLFQCGWAWGPMGTEDDTRPLQMTADPVPSLYFTVAAMDGIVDFFASQTARMGLLGPQQQTLAHDLRLRWELTQSYWTALARFGGGRWPLKDMRWRVGDHEEDQESDYVTLQVASVVVHNLMRHRGVDDVTPVDDLRPLVDVLEELADRGGITRRPSERARTVQLHDPGELLPLPGADRHGGPPVGWRTADYTPMLLKRMLQVAGLTQDLSQRDRMLSAADALFDHLWRRRLTQGRAAGLWDAPGSVFGTQGPSPDAPSWYLTERVVEVLVVAASTVSARPARSPLLLDLAGELLREAEHLFAQEMMSPPLSDSSAEVLLVRIEADLREVRDLVELRPGTAVALAQEALRDLHALVRARTRATRGG, encoded by the coding sequence ATGATGATCCAGCCTCGCCGCGCCCTGCTCGCCGTCTGGGACGCGATCCTGAACTGCTCCACCACCGCACCGGGGGACTGGACCAACCCCGGACGCGACGGCGCCAACTCGATCAGCGACGCCGAACAGCTCGTGTGTCTCCTCTACCCCGCGCTGAAGGTCCCCGACCTGGGATTCTCGGTACCCGACGACACCGGATCGGATGTTCTGCGGGCCCTGTCCCCGCTGGGCGACTGGGCGGGCATCCCGAGAACCGTGACCGCTGTGATCGAGGGTTACCTGGACACCTACTCCGACAGCGAGGGCCGGCCGGTGTTCCCGCCGGGCAGCTATCTGCGGCCCCTGCGCCCGGACACCGAACCGGCCGACGAGCAGAGCCGGTTGGAGACGGTCGAGGCGTACTCGATGTCGGTGACGCTCTCCCTGTCGGCGCTGGCCTTCGTGAAGAGCTTCGCGAAACACGTCCAGGGCGCGGAGCTGACCGAGGCTCTGCGGCGCACCGAGCGAGCCCTGAACATCCGGCTGACCCACGCCATGCGGGGACTGCTGAACAGCTTCACGGTGGACGTCTTCCCCCAGGACTCCCCGAAGGGCGCCGCACTGCTGCGGGCCGTCGACCAGCGGAGCCAGCCCCGGAGGACGCTTCTCGACGGGCTCAGAAACGAACTGCAGCCGATCCGGGCAGGGTTGCTGGGCCTGGCGCTTCCCGAGGCCGTCGCCGCGCGCCTCGGTGACGAGTCCCTGCTGTTCCAGTGCGGCTGGGCGTGGGGACCGATGGGGACGGAGGACGACACCCGCCCCCTCCAGATGACCGCCGATCCCGTCCCGTCCCTCTACTTCACGGTGGCGGCGATGGACGGCATCGTCGACTTCTTCGCCAGTCAGACCGCGCGCATGGGACTCCTCGGCCCGCAGCAGCAGACGTTGGCCCACGATCTTCGCCTGCGCTGGGAACTGACCCAGAGCTACTGGACCGCGCTCGCGCGTTTCGGCGGCGGACGCTGGCCGCTCAAGGACATGCGGTGGCGGGTGGGGGACCACGAGGAGGACCAGGAGTCCGACTACGTGACGCTCCAGGTCGCCTCCGTCGTGGTGCACAACCTGATGCGCCACCGCGGTGTCGACGATGTGACACCGGTCGACGACCTGCGCCCGCTGGTCGACGTACTGGAGGAACTGGCGGACCGCGGCGGTATCACGAGACGCCCGTCCGAACGGGCGCGGACCGTACAACTCCACGACCCCGGGGAACTGTTGCCACTGCCCGGAGCGGACCGGCACGGCGGACCCCCGGTCGGCTGGCGCACGGCGGACTACACACCCATGCTGCTCAAACGCATGCTTCAGGTGGCCGGTCTCACCCAGGATCTGAGCCAGCGCGACCGGATGCTGTCGGCGGCGGACGCGCTCTTCGACCACCTCTGGCGACGACGCCTCACCCAGGGCCGTGCGGCGGGTCTGTGGGACGCGCCGGGCTCCGTGTTCGGTACACAGGGCCCGAGCCCTGACGCACCCTCCTGGTACCTGACCGAGCGGGTGGTCGAGGTGCTGGTCGTCGCCGCGTCAACGGTGAGCGCGCGGCCCGCCCGCAGCCCGCTGCTCCTGGACCTGGCCGGAGAGCTGCTGCGCGAGGCGGAACACCTCTTCGCCCAGGAGATGATGAGCCCACCGCTGAGCGATTCCTCGGCCGAGGTCCTGCTCGTCCGGATCGAAGCGGACCTGCGGGAGGTCCGTGACCTCGTCGAACTGCGTCCCGGCACCGCCGTCGCGCTGGCCCAGGAAGCGCTGCGTGACCTCCACGCACTGGTGCGAGCCCGGACCCGGGCAACGAGGGGCGGCTGA
- a CDS encoding SCO2525 family SAM-dependent methyltransferase: MAGNSAYDWDAFDSEAYLKRNYARLHNEDHKILKIVRDFLCSQSFDVGARGVDVGSGSNLYPALAMLPFCAEISLLEFSEANRRWLSGRLDKGYLGNWEIFWRVLAENEVYRAVQGPGEELRARATVREWDILRSTPDKRWDLGTMFFVAESITTDRAEFTTALKQFIALLKPGAPFVITFMENSSTGNFSGYEVGNRTFPALGIIESDVEECLSDLSNGREFHHIDPAADDPIRDGYVGMILVHGHAK, from the coding sequence ATGGCAGGGAACTCCGCGTACGACTGGGATGCATTTGACTCGGAGGCTTATCTCAAGCGCAATTATGCGCGCCTGCACAATGAGGACCATAAAATCCTGAAGATCGTACGTGATTTTCTTTGCAGTCAGTCTTTCGATGTGGGTGCGCGTGGTGTCGATGTGGGGTCTGGAAGCAATCTCTATCCGGCCCTTGCGATGCTTCCATTCTGCGCCGAGATAAGCCTTTTGGAGTTTTCCGAAGCGAACAGGAGATGGCTCTCCGGGCGGCTGGACAAGGGGTATTTGGGTAATTGGGAAATATTCTGGCGGGTGCTGGCCGAGAATGAGGTGTATCGCGCCGTTCAGGGGCCTGGCGAAGAACTGCGGGCGCGCGCGACCGTGCGGGAGTGGGACATCCTCAGGTCCACCCCCGACAAGCGGTGGGATCTCGGCACCATGTTCTTCGTGGCGGAGTCGATCACCACGGACCGGGCGGAGTTCACCACCGCCCTGAAACAGTTCATCGCCCTGCTGAAGCCGGGAGCACCCTTCGTCATCACCTTCATGGAGAATTCCAGCACGGGGAACTTCAGCGGATACGAGGTCGGCAATCGGACCTTTCCCGCCCTCGGCATCATCGAGTCCGATGTCGAGGAGTGTCTGTCGGACCTGAGCAATGGCCGGGAGTTCCACCACATCGACCCTGCCGCCGACGATCCGATCAGGGACGGCTACGTCGGCATGATCCTCGTGCACGGGCACGCCAAGTAG
- a CDS encoding GNAT family N-acetyltransferase, whose translation MSTSGQDQFRSPREKDLADLYRLDHEAFGETDGYTHLVLRQLFDAHRRDFLLLERDGVLCGYALPVLVARENYACLLALAVLPEFQGQGCGRSLLNAAVEQVREAGARRMELVVREKNHVARALYKSYGFQDGELLTDYYGPGNHRFSMSYTMD comes from the coding sequence ATGTCAACCAGCGGGCAAGATCAGTTCCGCTCCCCCCGAGAAAAGGATCTTGCCGACCTGTATCGGCTCGACCACGAGGCTTTCGGCGAGACCGACGGCTACACCCATCTCGTTCTCCGGCAATTGTTCGACGCCCATCGCCGTGACTTCCTCCTGCTCGAACGCGACGGAGTTCTGTGCGGGTACGCGCTGCCCGTACTCGTCGCCCGGGAGAACTACGCGTGCCTTCTGGCACTCGCCGTACTGCCGGAATTCCAGGGTCAGGGCTGCGGCCGATCCCTCCTGAACGCCGCGGTAGAGCAAGTCAGGGAAGCAGGAGCCCGACGTATGGAGCTCGTGGTGCGAGAGAAAAACCATGTGGCTCGTGCGCTCTACAAGAGTTACGGATTCCAGGACGGCGAACTCCTCACCGACTACTACGGTCCAGGAAACCATCGTTTTTCGATGAGCTACACCATGGACTGA